Proteins from one Cryptomeria japonica chromosome 4, Sugi_1.0, whole genome shotgun sequence genomic window:
- the LOC131033739 gene encoding protein SULFUR DEFICIENCY-INDUCED 2, translating to MEVRREKAPIPIPLCCEEKKLTVSLKKDPLHTMYKVPFADTPYGRAKHLQLVDKDPEGAIALFWQAINAGDRVDSALKDMAVVMKQHNRSEEAIAAIKSFRHLCSDQAQESLDNVLFDLYKKCGRLDEQIELLKHKLCLIQRGAAFNGKATKTARSHGKKFQLSIKQETTRLLGNLGWAYMQQLNFAAAEIVYRKAQLIDPDENKACNLSICLMKQGKVEEAINILQASLSTSKEHKPLDRTEELLKQIQALKIEENATLQAESDLLDLQLPEWNWSTQMGRKRNRLRVFEQMTAVAF from the exons ATGGAGGTGAGAAGAGAAAAGGCTCCTATTCCTATTCCGCTGTGTTGTGAAGAGAAAAAGTTGACAGTAAGTTTAAAGAAGGATCCGCTTCATACGATGTACAAAGTCCCATTTGCGGATACTCCCTATGGCAGAGCCAAGCACCTCCAG CTTGTGGACAAGGACCCGGAGGGTGCCATTGCCCTTTTCTGGCAAGCCATTAATGCCGGGGACCGCGTTGACAGCGCTCTTAAAGATATGGCTGTCGTCATGAAGCAGCACAACAGATCCGAAGAGGCTATTGCGGCCATTAAATCCTTCAGACACCTATGCTCTGACCAAGCGCAGGAGTCTCTTGATAATGTGCTTTTTGATCTATATAAG AAATGTGGTAGATTAGACGAGCAAATCGAGCTGCTGAAGCACAAGCTCTGCCTAATTCAGCGCGGCGCTGCATTTAACGGGAAGGCTACCAAAACAGCACGGTCACATGGAAAGAAGTTTCAACTCTCCATAAAGCAGGAGACTACCCGACTTCTG GGCAATTTGGGATGGGCATACATGCAGCAGCTCAACTTCGCCGCCGCCGAAATCGTTTACAG AAAAGCGCAGTTAATCGATCCGGACGAGAACAAGGCCTGCAATTTGAGCATATGCCTGATGAAGCAGGGGAAGGTAGAGGAGGCTATCAATATTCTCCAGGCGTCACTCTCAACGAGCAAAGAACACAAGCCGTTGGATCGAACAGAGGAATTACTCAAACAGATTCAGGCCCTCAAAATTGAAGAAAATGCTACTCTACAAGCAGAATCAGATCTTCTTGACTTGCAATTGCCAGAATGGAATTGGAGCACTCAGATGGGCCGAAAAAGAAATCGATTGCGTGTTTTTGAGCAGATGACTGCAGTAGCATTCTAG